GGCTTTTGGGACGGCCGGAACCTTCTCCGCCATCGCGGCCGGGGTAGGCGAACACGACATAGCGAAAGCGCTCCCGCTGACCATTGCCCAACACGGATTCGGCGAAGATGCGCGCCGAGGCCCCCGAAGCACCGTAGAGGATCACCCCGAGACGGCCGCCTTCGCACCAGCCGGCCTCGTCCGAAAGCCTGGCCCGGTCGACGACCACGCGGGCCAGCTTGCCCAGGCCGTTGACCGAGTTATTGGAAGGCGAACCCGGCTCCTCGCCAAGCTTGACGTCGGACTCGCCTTCAGGCTCGCCGTCGAGCTCGCCCTCGGATTCAAAGGTCACCAGGGCGAAGGGATGGCCGCACCGCTCGGCCCGTTGCCGACTCTTGTCCAATGCCCGCTTGAAGTTCCGCAAGTCGAGAAGGCCGGGCACCATTGGGAGTGCGCCCGCCTTTCCGTGAGTGATTCGCCTGAACATGTCGGTAATTAGCACTATGAAGCCCTCGCCTCGTTGCATGCGTTGCCGCCAAATGCGTGCTCAAATCCGTTCATAAATGAACTGCGGGATGGGATAATCCCGCTTGTTGAGCAGCACGCCGAGGATGTTCCCGCCCGTGGCGCGGATGCGGTTGGCCACGGTGTCCGCCACCTGCCAGCGGGTTCTGCCTGCCTCCACCACAAGCACCACTCCGTCGCTCAGGCCGGACAGGGACAAGCCGGCTGGGCTTTCCGCCGCCGCAGGCGAATCCACCAGCACAAGGTCGAAGGTGGAGCGCACGGAATCGAAGAAGTCCTTGGCCTTACCCTGGTTGTGCATGAGCTGGTGGGGACGCCCACGGCCCTTGACCTTGGTTACGTAGAGCGAGGTGTCCGCGATGCGGAAGAAGGACGCCGGAGCCAGCTCGCCCTTGCCATCTCCCGAGCCGTTGCCGTCCTCGGAATCCACGCTTTTCTCGGGCCGTATGTCGAAATGGTCGGCCTGCGCCGAGCGCTCATGGTTCGAATCCAGCAGGAGCACCTTGCGCCCCAGCACCAACGTGGTCACTTTGGCGAATTCCCGGCACAACTCCGTTGATCCCTCGCCAGGCAAGGCGCTGACGAACTGCACTACATGGCCGCCCTTGCCGGGCAGGAGCGTGGTGATGTTCTGGTGCAGGCCGAGCAGCGTCTCCTTGAGCGACTCGCTCAACCTGCCGAGTTTGAGGTTCTGCCGGCCAGGGCCGGTCAGGGCAGGCCTGCCCTCTTGCGCTATCTTTTCCGACCGCTCCAGGGCTTCATAGATTCTGGTCATGGCGTCCTCTCAGCTTCCAAGGTTCAATTGCCGCCCAGGGGCGGGATGATCAGGACTTGCCCCACGGCGATGTAATCCGGGTCCACGATGGACGGGTTTGCCGCCAGTATGGCGGTCAGCTCCCGCTGTCCGCAGAAGCCGTAAGCCTCGATGCACAGCTTGGTCAGGTAGTCTCCCGGCTGAGCCGTGACCCGCGCGGCGTCTGACCAGGCAAGGTTCGCCCAGGCAAGGCCCGTCTGTGTCGCCAAGCCTTGGGCCGGGGATGCCGGAGCCGGCTCCTCACGCGTCGAGGGCTCCTCCGGCATCCCTGCCCGTGGGCTGAAGGCCGCCGGCCGCTCTGCCACGGCCGGCTCCCGCGACTCGGTGCGACCGGCCCCCGGGGCCGGCTGGGGCGACGGTTTAGGAGCTTCAACCGTCGTCGCCATGGGGACCGAAGCCTGCGGGGCATCTCCCTGGCCTCCAGGCCGGGTCGGAGCTGTCCGCATCTCCTGCCCGGCTTGAGGTGCTGGCCTGGACGCTTGCCCGGGAGGCGAGGCCTGCCATGCCGTTCCCTCCCCTTGAGGCGGCATGGCCTGGGTCGCTGCGGGTATGATTGCGCTCAGGCGTTGGTGCAGCACCTCGCGATACGTATAGGTAGGCAGGAGCAGGGCGCCGGTGAGACACAAGGCCGCCAGCACCGGCTTCCAGAACGGCTCCCTCGTCCTGGCCTCGCCGTGGTGGTCGCGGATGACCTGGTCCACGATGTTCTTTGTCACCGGCTTGCACTGCAGCCCGTAACTCGCGATAAGCGCATTATCGGCGATGATGTTGATGGTGCGCGGGATGCCTTTGGCATAGCGCACGATCTTGCTCTCGGCGCCCCGGGTGAAGATCGTCTCGGGCCGCGAGGAGGCGTGGGACAAGCGGTGGCGGATGTACTCCCGGCTCTCCTGCTCGGTGAGCGGAAAAACGGTCGTGCGCACCACCACGCGCTGCTTGAGCTGCCGAAGCTCGGGCCGGTCCAGCTTGTCCCTCAACTCGGGCTGGCCGATGAGCACGACCTGGATGAGCTTGCGTTTGGTCGTCTCCAGGTTGGAGAGCATGCGCAGGTTCTCCAGGGTGTCCAGGGGCACGTTCTGGGCCTCGTCGATGAGCAGCACCACGTTGCGGCCCGTGTTGTACTCGTTGATGAGCTCCCGGTAGAGCTGCTGGAGCATGGAGTGCACGCTGTCGCCCTCGGGCTTGAGCCCCCACTCCTGAAAGATGGTCTCCAGCAGCTCCTTGAAGGTCACCTTGGAGTTGAACACATAGATGGGCCGAATCTCGTCGCGGTCGGCCAGCTCCAGGTAGGAGCGCACTATGGTGGTCTTGCCCAGGCCGACCTCGCCCAGAATGCACACGAAGCCCTTGCGATTCTCGATGCCGTAGATGATGGACGCCAGAGCCTCCTTGTGGCTTGGGCTGAGGTAAAGGAACTTGGGATCGGGAGTGATGTGGAACGGCTCCCGATCGAAGCGGTAATAGTCTAGATACATTGGACGAAGTCCCTTTTGGAAACCGAGGCCAGCACGGGCAGGCCGATCCGGTTGCGCACATGGTCGGGTGTGTGCAGACTCTGGTCGAAGTATTCCAGCAGGAAGGCCAGGGCGATGCCGCCCAGGATGCCCAGGAACATGCCCAGCACGAGGTTGACCAGCGTCCTCGGCCCCAGGGGCAGCATGGGCAGAGTGGCCGGCTCGATGACGCTCACGTTGGACACGAGGCTCTTGTCCATGGCGTTGGAGATGGCCGACCGGCGCATGGTGTCGTAGAAGTTGGCGTAGTCCTGTTTGAGCAGCTCCACTTCGCGCTCCATGCTGTCCACTTCGCGCTCCTTGCTGACCAGGAAGCTCAGACGGTCCTGCAGCCCGGCCTGCTGCCCCTCGAGGGCGGTCTTGCGCGCCCGCGCTGCCGACAACTCGGCCTCCTCGGTGCGCATGGCCAGTTGCAGCGCCTGCACATTGGGGTCGATACCCGTGGTGATCTCTCCGCCCACCTTCTGCTCGTCTGCCAGGGCTTCCCGGGCAACGCGGATTTGCTCGCGCACCTGCACGAGGGGCCGGTAGCTGTCGGCGTAGCGCGAGGAGAGATCGATCTCCCGCAGGCGCAGTTCCAGGAGCTGCTGTTTGATGCCCTCGGCCGCGGTATTGGCGCGCCCTTCCACCCGGTTGAGCACGATGGTCTCGGAGCGGCCCTGCAGGGCCCTGCGCTGGGCATCGATGCGGGCCTGTGAGGCTTCGATGCTCGCATTGGTATCATCGATACGGCCTTGCAGGCCTTCGAGGCTCTCGATGAGCAGTTGGGTCTGACTTTGGATGGCGGCCAGCTTGAAACGCGTCTTGAAGGCTTCCAGCTCCTGCTGCTTGGCCTTCAGCCGAGCCCCGATGTCCGCGAGCTGGCTTTCGAAAAAGGCGGGCTGGGCCTGGGAGCTGTACACGTCCACGTGCTGGCGCTGGTATTGGTCCACCAGCGTGCTCAGGATCTTGTTGGCCGTGTCCGGATCACTGGATTTATAGCCCAACCAGATCACATTGGAGAGATCCTCGGGCGAAACCTGCAGGTTCTCCATGAGCGTGACGACCGCTTCCTCGCGCAGCTCGGCCTGCGCATCCGCCCCCCCCGGCCCGTCCCCGGACCAGTTCAGGCTACCGGCCAAACCAGCCAGGCCGGTGACTGCCGCGTGAAAGCCCCGGCGCACGCCGAAGAGCCCTTCATCGCGTATGGGGGCGTTCAGCACGAACTCGGGACCGAGAACGTCCACGGTTTTCTCGGCCAGGGTCTTGCTGGTCAGCAGTTGGACCTCGGAATTGATCTCGTTGCGCATGTCGCGGGTCACGGCCATGGTCGGACCGACCACGGCCGGGTCCACGGCCACGCTTTCGCGGCCCACCTTGACCAGCAGCTTGGTGTCCGAGCGATAGGTCTTGGGCATGAAGTAAGTGAACAGCCCAACGGCGAAGGTCACGCTAAGGAAGAAAGCCAGCGCGGCCTTTCTGCGCCGGAAGAGCACCGCCAGCATCTCGCGCAGGGAGCTGCCGGGCCGGGATTCGGGCTCCAGGATCAGGGCCGAACCGAGCTGAAGTGGTTGTCTAGTCTGCATGTTGTTTCTCCATTATCCGTGGCCTAATATGAGGGCGGTACGTAGATGACGTCGTTGGGCTTGAGGAAGAAAGGCGCCTGATCCGGGTTCATGAGATCGACGCTCGTGGCCAGGCGTCTGCCTTCCATTTGGCGGAAGACCACGACCTTGCTGATGTCGGCCGAGAGCCGCTTGAAGCCTCCGGCGGCCATGATGGCCTCCAGGGGCGTCATGCTGCCAGCCAGCTCGATGGCTCCGGGCTGCTCCACCTCGCCGCCGACCATGATCTGCCTGGCCGCCCGCTCGCGCAGGATGACCTTGATGGCCGGATCCTTGAGCTTGTCCTTGTGCAGGTCCTCCAGCTTCCGGCACAACTCCTCGGGCGTAAGGCCGGCAGCCTGGATGTTTTCCACGAGTTGCAGGGATATACGCCCATCACGACGAATCCGCTGGGTATCATCCAGCTCGGGCCAGTAAAGAAACTGAACCTCGATCTCGTCACCCGGCTCCAGCTGGTCGCCGGCCTCGTTGGTCCAGGCCATGGGTTCCTTGGTCACCACGCCGGCGGGCTTCTGGGCACAGGCGAACAACCCCGCTAGAAGCAGCAGCGACAGCGCCGCCAGCAACGTCATTTGGGCACGCATGCCGTTTCCTCCGTATTTCAACATGTTCTTCTCCTCCTGCCTGCCTCGAAC
This sequence is a window from Desulfocurvibacter africanus subsp. africanus DSM 2603. Protein-coding genes within it:
- a CDS encoding chromosome partitioning ATPase like protein, whose product is MTRIYEALERSEKIAQEGRPALTGPGRQNLKLGRLSESLKETLLGLHQNITTLLPGKGGHVVQFVSALPGEGSTELCREFAKVTTLVLGRKVLLLDSNHERSAQADHFDIRPEKSVDSEDGNGSGDGKGELAPASFFRIADTSLYVTKVKGRGRPHQLMHNQGKAKDFFDSVRSTFDLVLVDSPAAAESPAGLSLSGLSDGVVLVVEAGRTRWQVADTVANRIRATGGNILGVLLNKRDYPIPQFIYERI
- a CDS encoding AAA family ATPase translates to MYLDYYRFDREPFHITPDPKFLYLSPSHKEALASIIYGIENRKGFVCILGEVGLGKTTIVRSYLELADRDEIRPIYVFNSKVTFKELLETIFQEWGLKPEGDSVHSMLQQLYRELINEYNTGRNVVLLIDEAQNVPLDTLENLRMLSNLETTKRKLIQVVLIGQPELRDKLDRPELRQLKQRVVVRTTVFPLTEQESREYIRHRLSHASSRPETIFTRGAESKIVRYAKGIPRTINIIADNALIASYGLQCKPVTKNIVDQVIRDHHGEARTREPFWKPVLAALCLTGALLLPTYTYREVLHQRLSAIIPAATQAMPPQGEGTAWQASPPGQASRPAPQAGQEMRTAPTRPGGQGDAPQASVPMATTVEAPKPSPQPAPGAGRTESREPAVAERPAAFSPRAGMPEEPSTREEPAPASPAQGLATQTGLAWANLAWSDAARVTAQPGDYLTKLCIEAYGFCGQRELTAILAANPSIVDPDYIAVGQVLIIPPLGGN
- a CDS encoding GumC family protein, whose protein sequence is MQTRQPLQLGSALILEPESRPGSSLREMLAVLFRRRKAALAFFLSVTFAVGLFTYFMPKTYRSDTKLLVKVGRESVAVDPAVVGPTMAVTRDMRNEINSEVQLLTSKTLAEKTVDVLGPEFVLNAPIRDEGLFGVRRGFHAAVTGLAGLAGSLNWSGDGPGGADAQAELREEAVVTLMENLQVSPEDLSNVIWLGYKSSDPDTANKILSTLVDQYQRQHVDVYSSQAQPAFFESQLADIGARLKAKQQELEAFKTRFKLAAIQSQTQLLIESLEGLQGRIDDTNASIEASQARIDAQRRALQGRSETIVLNRVEGRANTAAEGIKQQLLELRLREIDLSSRYADSYRPLVQVREQIRVAREALADEQKVGGEITTGIDPNVQALQLAMRTEEAELSAARARKTALEGQQAGLQDRLSFLVSKEREVDSMEREVELLKQDYANFYDTMRRSAISNAMDKSLVSNVSVIEPATLPMLPLGPRTLVNLVLGMFLGILGGIALAFLLEYFDQSLHTPDHVRNRIGLPVLASVSKRDFVQCI
- a CDS encoding polysaccharide biosynthesis/export family protein is translated as MRAQMTLLAALSLLLLAGLFACAQKPAGVVTKEPMAWTNEAGDQLEPGDEIEVQFLYWPELDDTQRIRRDGRISLQLVENIQAAGLTPEELCRKLEDLHKDKLKDPAIKVILRERAARQIMVGGEVEQPGAIELAGSMTPLEAIMAAGGFKRLSADISKVVVFRQMEGRRLATSVDLMNPDQAPFFLKPNDVIYVPPSY